AATCCGGTCGGCATGGATTTCGATCCGCTCAAGCAGATCCAGGGCAGCCGTCTGGGCGGCATGACGGCGGTCACCGGGCAGCTCAAGGCGCCGATGCCGCGGGACCAGTCGCAGTTCAATGCGCGGCTGAAGCAGGTGGCCGAGGCCAATGGCGCAAAGGTCATCGAGCCGTTTGCCAGCCTGTGCGCCGATGGCCAGTGCATCCGCAGCATGCCGGACGACGGTTCGCCGGCCTACAAGGACATCGGGCACTTGCGGCCCCGGTATGCGCGCAGCTTCGCAACCTACATCGACCCCGCGCTGCTCGACGAGGACGCGGGCGGCAAGTAGAGTAGCCAGCCTCGCGGCTGCTTTCTTACTGGATCTTGGGGTCGCCGAAAGGCTCGTCGTCAGGCGGCGCTTCGGCCGGCATGCGGAATTCTTCGCTGGCCCAGGCACCCAGGTCGACACCCTTGCAGCGCGCGCTGCAGAAGGGCCTGTAGGCGTTGCTCGGCGCGTAGATGCTGTCTCCGCTGCATGTGGGGCAGCGGACGATCCGTTCGCCCTTGCTGTTCAACCGTGTCGTCATGCGCAGAGGGTCAGCTCGAAAGGCGCGTCGTCCGAGCTTTGGTGGAGGCGGTCGTCCGCGTCGTGGCGCATCAGGCGCACCGAGACCATGAGGCGGTTGCCGCTGATTTCGGGGATCAGGCCGAGCTTGGGGTCGATGCGCAGGCGCAGCAGCTGGAAGCTGCGGCCCTGCGGCAGGTTCTGCTGGAACTGGCCGTTGGTGGCGATCACCTTGTAGGGCACGTCGGCGTCGCGCAGCAGCTTGAGCAGCAGGTAGATCGATGAGGCCAGCGGCGACAGGGTGTTCGACCAGCGTTCGAGATCGGCGCGGCGGCTGGCGGCGGGGCGATGCTGCCAGGCGTAGTAGGCGGGCAGGTCGAACTCGCAGGTGCCGCCCGGAATGCCGGCGCGGCTGCGGATGCTCATGAGCCACTCGTTTTCCGTCAGCGCCTGGCCGGCCTTGCCGGCCACGCTGTTGAGGGTGGCGAAGTTGCCTTCGAGCTGGCCGACGACCTGGTCGAGCACGGCCTCGGCAATGGCCGGATTGCCCCGGTAGCTGTTGAAGACGTTCTTGTGCTTGTCCAGGTCGCGCAGCACGTCGGCCTTGAGGTCTGCGCGCGCGGCGACGTCCATGATCTCGAAGATCGTGACAAGGGCGTAGTGGTGGGACAGAGGCGATTCGGCGGGCACCAGTTCGCCGAGGCGACGAAACAGGTGCTCCAGCCGCAGGTACGTGCGGATGCGCTCGTTGAAGGGGTACTCGTAGAGGATCACGCGTATCGTTTTTTCACGTCGGGTTCGAGCTCATTGTGATTTGGCAACCGGGGTGGGCATCACCTGTCGCACAGCCTCCAGCATACGCTGCCCGAAAAGAATGTAACCCCGGGTCGAGACGTGGGTCTCGTTGGCGGGGAAAAGATCCTTCATCTTGAAGCGGTTCTCTTCTGCCAGTGCGAACAGGTCTGGCCCGATATTTTGCGGGTTGAATTCGGCCCGGAACGCATCGGCATGGTTTTGTTGCAAATACACGGTGCTCTTGTTGGGGACCACCATCCACACCACCTTGTAAGGCGCAGCGGTGCTTTCGAAGCGCTTCATGAACTGCGCGGACTCGGCCGTCAGCGCCGCGTTGACGCGGTCTTCGGCGGTCATGAGCAGCTTGTCGCAGGCGCGGTGGCTGAACTGCTTGCAGCCGTCGGGCACCACGCGCGCGTCGATCAGCGGGCCCCAGCGATCGGGCGTGTTGGTCCAGCTGTCGGACGCCATGATGGCCTTGGTGTTTTGGTATGTGAACCAGCCACTGAGCAACTGGGCATCCCAGTTGAGCTGGAAGCCGGGGGCGGGCTTGGCAGGGTTCTCGAAGGGCGGCGGCGTGGGCTTGAAGGCGTGCTTCATCGTCTTGCAGCTCTCGGACTTCTCGATGCGGTCCTGCAGCAGGCGCTCGATGCTCTCGACGATGACCACCTTGCCCTTGAAGCCGGACTTATCGAGCCAACCCGAGAAGTCGTCGCACAGGGTGCCGCCGAGGTTGTCCCAGTGCGTTGTGGTGACCTTGTAGCCGGCGCCCACGAGCGCCGATTGCCAGGCGTAGCGCACGGAGAAGCTGTCGCCGATCACCAGGATGTCGGATTCCTGGATCGGCCATGTCTTGATGTCCGCGTCGGGAATAGGTGGTGGCGGCACGTGCCAGCCGAACTCGCGTTCCGAGATGCGCCCGATGCGGGTCAGGTCGCCGTAGGGAATGGGGGTGAAGAGGCTGGCGACCAGCAGCGCGCAGCACACCAGATAGCCCGCGACAAAGATGCGTAGCCAGGTCCTGGCCGATTTCGTGTCTTCCATGTCAGAACTGGAAATAGAGGAACGGGCTGTAGTTGCCGAACTTCGACACGCACAGGCCAAAAAGATAGATGCAGCCCAGGCCCGTGACCCAGGTGGCCAGTCGCTGGAGGCGGGGGCGGCCGGCCAGCCCCGCGACGTTCGGGATCCAGCGATCGAGCGTGATGGTGGGCGGCAGCGCCAGACAGATCACCAAGCCGACGAGGATGGTCTGGAAGAACTCGGGCTTGCGGAACGGCACGCGGAACTCGCTGAAGGCCGACACGGGCGCGCCGTGCAGGCCCAGCATGCCTTTGTAGATTTCGACGGCGGCCGTCATGCTGTCTGCCCGGAACACCACCCAGGCGATCATCACGCACAGGAAGGTGATGAACCAGCCGGCCGCGCGGCCGTACCACGTGGTCTTAGTGTTGCCGCGGCGCACCTTGGCGTTCCAGAAGTGGTTGACCATCAGGTAGGCGCCATGCAGCGCGCCCCAGATGACGAAGGTCCAGGCGGCGCCGTGCCACAGGCCGCCCAGCAGCATCGTCAGGAAAAGGTTGATGTAGCGCCGGGCCGGCCCCTTGCGGTTGCCGCCGAGTGGCACGTAGAGGTAGTCGCGAAGGAAAGTCGACAGCGAGATGTGCCAGCGGCGCCAGAACTCGATCATGTTGGTCGACTTGTAAGGCGACCTGAAATTGAGCGGCAGCTGCACGCCCACGCACAGCGACAGGCCGACCGCCATGTCCG
This is a stretch of genomic DNA from Variovorax paradoxus. It encodes these proteins:
- a CDS encoding DNA gyrase inhibitor YacG — encoded protein: MTTRLNSKGERIVRCPTCSGDSIYAPSNAYRPFCSARCKGVDLGAWASEEFRMPAEAPPDDEPFGDPKIQ
- the zapD gene encoding cell division protein ZapD, whose translation is MILYEYPFNERIRTYLRLEHLFRRLGELVPAESPLSHHYALVTIFEIMDVAARADLKADVLRDLDKHKNVFNSYRGNPAIAEAVLDQVVGQLEGNFATLNSVAGKAGQALTENEWLMSIRSRAGIPGGTCEFDLPAYYAWQHRPAASRRADLERWSNTLSPLASSIYLLLKLLRDADVPYKVIATNGQFQQNLPQGRSFQLLRLRIDPKLGLIPEISGNRLMVSVRLMRHDADDRLHQSSDDAPFELTLCA